The following coding sequences lie in one Vidua chalybeata isolate OUT-0048 chromosome 16, bVidCha1 merged haplotype, whole genome shotgun sequence genomic window:
- the ATPAF2 gene encoding ATP synthase mitochondrial F1 complex assembly factor 2 translates to MSSVAMWRGCRRLWWAHSPPARLPRPPPADAGSGPVGSCGRRAYAPPTERKRFYQNVSISQGEGGFEINLDHRKLKTPQAKLFTVPSEALAIAVATEWDSQKDTIKFYTMHLTTLCNTALDNPTQRNKTQLIRAAVKFLETDTVCYRVEEPPALAELQKNEWDPVVAWAEKRYNVTIGSSTSILGPNIPASTKETFVSHLASYNMWALQGIEFVITQLKSLILSMSLIDRHITVEKAVLLSRLEEEYQIRRWGNVEWAHDYDLCELRARTAAGTLFVHLCSESSTVKHKLLQD, encoded by the exons ATGTCGTCTGTCGCGATGTGGCGCGGCTGTCGCCGGCTGTGGTGGGCCCACTCCCCGCCCGCTCGGCTCCCCCGACCGCCTCCTGCAGATGCTGGGAGCGGCCCGGTGGGGTCATGTGGGCGCCGGGCCTATGCCCCGCCGACAG AGAGGAAGAGGTTCTACCAGAATGTGAGCATCTCACAGGGGGAAG GAGGCTTTGAAATAAACCTGGACCACCGAAAGCTGAAAACGCCCCAGGCCAAGCTCTTCACTGTCCCCAGCGAGGCCTTGGCCATTGCAGTGGCAACAGAGTGGGATTCCCAGAAAGACACCATCAAGTTCTACACGATGCACCTG ACCACTCTGTGCAACACGGCGCTGGACAATCCCACGCAGCGAAACAAAACGCAGCTGATCCGAGCAGCTGTGAAGTTCCTGGAGACAGACACAGTCTG CTATCGTGTGGAGGAGCCTCCAGCCTTGGCAGAACTACAGAAGAACGAATGGGATCCTGTGGTCGCCTGGGCTGAGAAAAG GTACAATGTGACAATTGGCTCCTCGACCAGCATCCTGGGGCCAAACATTCCAGCCAGCACCAAGGAGACCTTTGTCAGCCATCTGGCATCCTACAACATGTGGGCCCTGCaag GTATAGAATTTGTAATCACCCAGCTGAAATCGCTGATTCTGTCCATGAGCCTGATTGACAGGCACATTACAGTAGAGAAAGCTGTGCTTCTGTCTCGCCTGGAGGAAGAATACCAG ATTCGGCGCTGGGGCAACGTGGAGTGGGCCCATGACTACGACCTGTGTGAGCTGCGTGCTCGCACGGCAGCTGGGACTCTCTTTGTTCACCTCTGCTCAGAGAGCTCAACTGTAAAACACAAGCTGTTGCAGGActga